Proteins encoded in a region of the Tripterygium wilfordii isolate XIE 37 chromosome 21, ASM1340144v1, whole genome shotgun sequence genome:
- the LOC119988083 gene encoding uncharacterized protein LOC119988083, translating to MASATVMVLVAFCVPLISIMIIGELSSARELRPSNHGLQNQGFQQLAPEESPEMKEFFRASSPDVALPSAMNSYNSTPWTIGDGGGDGGGGKDHVRHVLVVASLVCGVIGVTLLVASILIYLFRFKLNRPKT from the coding sequence ATGGCATCCGCAACAGTGATGGTCCTGGTCGCCTTCTGCGTGCCGTTGATTTCGATCATGATCATTGGAGAGCTCTCGAGTGCGCGAGAACTACGACCGTCCAATCACGGGCTACAGAACCAAGGGTTCCAGCAGCTGGCGCCGGAGGAATCGCCGGAGATGAAAGAATTCTTCAGAGCGTCGTCACCCGACGTGGCATTGCCGAGCGCAATGAATTCATACAATTCGACGCCTTGGACGATCGGCGATGGAGGTGGAGATGGAGGAGGCGGAAAGGATCACGTGAGGCACGTGCTGGTGGTTGCGAGCTTGGTGTGTGGGGTCATAGGTGTGACGTTATTGGTTGCTTCCATATTAATCTATCTGTTTAGGTTTAAATTAAACAGACCAAAAACctaa